A stretch of the Procambarus clarkii isolate CNS0578487 chromosome 47, FALCON_Pclarkii_2.0, whole genome shotgun sequence genome encodes the following:
- the LOC123762890 gene encoding uncharacterized protein, giving the protein MKLLVIVMSCGLLAAVLGVKEEDARLIARRSTKTNVILTTTTTIVPLTCLRDPSALPCRRRRLRRYIPTGAVNDDAHLDQSPELSGTLPVQEGARGGRVAITLVTYVSSTYTVTSTSVNTAVTFSLSYYCSAPNAVVPPTCG; this is encoded by the exons ATGAAGCTGTTGGTGATTGTGATGAGCTGCGGGCTGCTGGCCGCGGTCCTCG GTGTGAAGGAGGAAGACGCTCGCCTCATCGCAAGAAGGTCCACCAAGACCAACGTGAtcttgaccaccaccaccaccatcgtgccGCTCACCTGCCTCAGAGACCCCTCCGCCCTCCCCTGCAGGAGACGCCGCCTCCGTCGCTACATCCCGACGGGCGCTGTTAATGACGACGCCCACCTGGACCA GTCGCCGGAGCTGTCCGGGACTCTGCCAGTGCAGGAGGGGGCGCGGGGGGGCCGGGTGGCCATCACCCTGGTCACCTACGTGTCCAGCACCTACACCGTCACCTCCACCTCCGTCAACACCGCCGTCACCTTCTCCCTCTCATACTACTGCTCCGCGCCCAATGCTGTCGTGCCGCCCACCTGCGGCTAG